A stretch of the Coprobacillus cateniformis genome encodes the following:
- the grpE gene encoding nucleotide exchange factor GrpE, whose protein sequence is MAKEKKEKKVDEEVKQEETEVVEETATDSLEDKVAKLEEEVNTWKTDYYKVFADMENSKRRLEKEHQNSMKFMMQDFIEELLPVVDNFERSLNVQEPSEEIQTFLKGYQMIFDQLMAILEKNGVEAIEAQGKEFDPNFHQAVMTTNDENFDSNIVVEELQKGYKLKDRVIRASLVKVNE, encoded by the coding sequence ATGGCAAAGGAAAAGAAAGAAAAAAAAGTTGATGAAGAAGTAAAGCAAGAAGAAACAGAAGTTGTTGAAGAAACAGCAACTGATTCACTTGAGGATAAAGTTGCAAAGCTTGAAGAAGAAGTGAATACATGGAAGACGGATTATTATAAAGTTTTTGCAGATATGGAAAACTCAAAGAGAAGGTTAGAAAAAGAACATCAAAACTCTATGAAATTTATGATGCAAGATTTTATTGAAGAATTACTTCCTGTAGTTGACAATTTTGAACGTTCTTTGAATGTTCAGGAACCGAGTGAAGAAATTCAAACATTCTTAAAAGGGTATCAAATGATTTTTGATCAGTTAATGGCTATTCTTGAAAAGAATGGTGTTGAAGCGATTGAAGCTCAAGGTAAGGAATTTGATCCAAATTTCCATCAGGCTGTGATGACAACCAACGATGAAAATTTTGATTCAAATATCGTTGTGGAAGAACTTCAAAAAGGTTATAAATTGAAAGATCGCGTTATTCGTGCATCTTTAGTTAAAGTTAATGAATAG
- the dnaK gene encoding molecular chaperone DnaK — translation MGNKIIGIDLGTTNSCVSVMENGEAKVIANPEGLRTTASVVAFKNGEIVVGEAAKRQAVTNKDTVMSVKRHMGTNYKENVNGKEYTPQEISAMILQNLKATAEAYLGETVTKAVITVPAYFNDAQRQATKDAGKIAGLDVERIINEPTAAALAFGVDKLDTEQKVLVYDLGGGTFDVSILDLADGMFEVLATAGDNRLGGDDFDEKVMNWIVAEFKKDQGVDLSADKMAMQRVKEAAEKAKKDLSGVMQTQISLPFISAGAAGPLHLELTLTRAKFDELTKDLVVRTEGPVKQALSDAGISPSEIDQVLLVGGSTRIIAVQESVKRLLGKEPNKSVNPDEVVSMGAAIQGGVITGDVKDIVLLDVTPLSLGIETMGGVMTVLIERNTTIPTTKSQIFSTAADNQPAVDINVLQGERSMAKDNKQLGLFKLDGIEPAPRGVPQIEVTFSIDVNGIVNVKAKDMKSQKEQSITIQNSTGLSDEEIDRMVKEAEANKAEDEQKRKDIETRNKAEQMINEIDKALAEQGDKIDENQKTQATALRDELKKALDDNDMATLETKMTELEQVAQQMAAYQYQQGQGANPTGDTQTASNNDDVVDADFTEKN, via the coding sequence ATGGGAAACAAAATTATTGGTATTGATTTAGGTACTACAAACTCATGCGTAAGTGTGATGGAAAATGGAGAAGCAAAAGTTATTGCAAATCCTGAAGGATTAAGAACAACTGCATCAGTTGTTGCATTCAAAAATGGAGAAATCGTTGTTGGTGAAGCTGCAAAACGTCAAGCTGTTACTAATAAAGATACAGTTATGTCTGTAAAAAGACATATGGGTACAAATTATAAAGAAAATGTAAATGGTAAAGAATATACACCTCAAGAAATCTCTGCAATGATTTTACAAAACTTAAAAGCAACTGCAGAAGCATATTTGGGTGAAACAGTTACAAAAGCAGTTATTACTGTACCAGCATATTTCAATGATGCACAAAGACAAGCTACAAAAGATGCTGGTAAAATTGCGGGACTAGATGTTGAACGTATCATTAACGAACCTACTGCTGCTGCTTTAGCATTTGGTGTTGATAAATTAGATACTGAACAAAAAGTATTGGTATATGACTTAGGAGGAGGAACATTTGACGTTTCAATCCTTGATTTGGCAGATGGTATGTTTGAAGTATTAGCGACAGCTGGAGATAACCGTTTAGGTGGAGATGACTTTGATGAAAAAGTTATGAACTGGATTGTTGCTGAATTTAAAAAGGATCAAGGTGTTGATTTGAGTGCTGATAAAATGGCAATGCAACGTGTTAAAGAAGCTGCTGAAAAAGCGAAAAAAGATTTATCAGGAGTTATGCAAACACAAATTTCATTACCATTTATCTCTGCTGGTGCAGCAGGTCCATTGCATTTAGAATTAACATTAACAAGAGCTAAATTTGATGAATTAACTAAAGATTTGGTTGTTCGTACTGAAGGACCAGTGAAACAAGCATTAAGTGATGCTGGTATTTCTCCAAGTGAAATTGATCAAGTTTTATTGGTAGGTGGATCTACTCGTATTATTGCTGTACAAGAATCAGTGAAAAGATTACTTGGAAAAGAACCTAACAAATCAGTGAATCCTGATGAAGTTGTATCTATGGGTGCAGCTATTCAAGGTGGAGTTATTACTGGTGATGTTAAAGATATCGTTTTATTAGATGTTACACCATTATCATTAGGTATTGAAACTATGGGTGGAGTTATGACTGTATTAATTGAAAGAAATACAACAATTCCAACAACAAAATCACAAATTTTCTCTACTGCTGCAGATAATCAGCCAGCTGTTGATATCAATGTATTACAAGGTGAAAGATCTATGGCTAAAGATAATAAACAATTAGGTTTATTTAAATTAGATGGTATTGAACCAGCTCCAAGAGGTGTTCCACAAATTGAGGTTACATTCAGTATTGATGTTAATGGTATTGTTAATGTTAAAGCGAAAGATATGAAATCACAAAAAGAACAATCTATTACAATTCAAAATTCAACTGGATTAAGTGATGAAGAAATTGATAGAATGGTAAAAGAGGCTGAAGCTAATAAGGCTGAAGATGAACAAAAACGTAAAGATATTGAAACAAGAAATAAAGCAGAACAAATGATTAATGAAATTGATAAAGCATTAGCTGAACAAGGTGATAAGATTGATGAAAATCAAAAAACACAAGCAACTGCTTTAAGAGATGAATTAAAGAAAGCTTTAGATGATAATGATATGGCTACACTTGAAACTAAGATGACTGAATTAGAACAAGTTGCACAACAAATGGCAGCATATCAATATCAACAAGGTCAAGGAGCTAATCCGACAGGTGATACACAAACAGCATCAAATAATGATGATGTTGTCGATGCAGACTTTACAGAAAAAAATTAG
- a CDS encoding HlyD family secretion protein, translated as MKLYQKSELKDSRIFFDKKPPMFLTMFILFILFMIIFAIWMSSWMSKSYIVEANGTITTTDNIYISALSDGVLTSLNSQEGTFVKKGDILFEISSGSEGVQYSALQKQISNTKDKISAINKYINSLNIHQNKMSNSGIEQEYYEKVRYYISSLEDENQTKENNQKSIKQKEEKKTKKEQEIQSLKDQIYKLKDTEEDKAKKEELNSSLETKQSELESLIEEINQLTQTSSSQAEQTKIQLISEAGNTRTALQSTLVELEGQLKAYQSQDALTTVKASQDGYVHYLSTIKEGVTIQKGQTVAEISTNKDDQMIVEAYIQATDISKVQLNNDVKVAINGVNIQKYGTLNGKLVSIDSGTLTQETEQGNIVLYKCLVSLDNKQLHSTDGSQIDVIKSMPVVARIVYEKETYLDWLLELLSFKN; from the coding sequence ATGAAACTTTATCAAAAATCAGAACTGAAAGATTCACGTATTTTCTTTGATAAGAAACCACCCATGTTTCTAACAATGTTTATTCTCTTTATTCTTTTTATGATTATATTTGCGATTTGGATGAGTTCATGGATGAGCAAGTCTTATATTGTCGAAGCAAATGGAACAATTACGACAACTGATAACATCTATATAAGTGCTTTGTCCGATGGTGTTCTCACTTCACTCAATTCTCAGGAAGGAACTTTTGTAAAAAAGGGTGATATCTTATTTGAAATATCAAGTGGGAGTGAAGGGGTACAATACAGTGCTCTACAAAAACAAATATCAAATACAAAGGATAAGATATCAGCTATTAATAAATATATCAATTCATTAAATATTCATCAGAATAAGATGTCTAATTCAGGAATAGAACAGGAATATTATGAGAAAGTCAGATATTATATATCCTCTCTTGAGGATGAGAATCAGACAAAAGAAAATAATCAAAAATCAATAAAACAAAAAGAAGAAAAGAAAACAAAGAAAGAACAAGAAATTCAATCTCTAAAAGATCAAATTTATAAACTGAAAGATACAGAGGAAGATAAAGCCAAAAAGGAAGAACTCAATTCTTCTCTAGAAACAAAACAATCTGAACTAGAGTCTCTAATAGAAGAAATCAATCAGTTAACTCAGACAAGTTCTTCACAAGCAGAACAAACAAAGATTCAGTTGATTAGTGAAGCAGGGAATACTCGTACAGCATTACAGTCTACCTTAGTTGAGCTAGAAGGACAGTTAAAAGCATATCAGTCACAGGATGCTCTTACAACAGTGAAAGCATCACAGGATGGTTATGTTCATTATCTTTCAACAATCAAGGAAGGTGTGACCATTCAAAAAGGACAAACAGTTGCTGAAATTAGTACCAATAAAGATGATCAGATGATTGTAGAAGCCTATATACAGGCAACTGATATCTCTAAGGTACAACTTAACAATGATGTGAAGGTTGCGATTAATGGAGTCAATATACAAAAATATGGAACACTAAATGGAAAACTTGTTTCGATAGATTCAGGAACATTAACACAAGAAACAGAACAAGGAAATATTGTGTTATATAAGTGTCTTGTGTCTTTGGACAATAAACAGCTTCATTCGACAGATGGATCTCAGATAGATGTTATAAAATCAATGCCAGTTGTAGCGAGAATTGTCTATGAGAAAGAAACTTATTTAGATTGGCTATTAGAATTATTGAGTTTTAAGAATTAA
- the dnaJ gene encoding molecular chaperone DnaJ, whose translation MADKRDYYEVLGVSKSASADEIKRAYRKMAKKYHPDVNKDPGAEDKFKEVQEAYDVLSDDNKKAAYDRYGHAAFDQSGGFGGAGGFGGFGGFEDVDLGDIFGSFFGGGGQRQRKTGPMRGEDRFVQLEIDFMDAIKGKKTEIKINFDEQCSHCHGSGAKSPDDVQTCSRCGGTGTIRTQQRSPFGTFVNQTTCPDCNGTGKVVKEKCDHCKGKGYINKNITVELNIPAGINTHQQLRVQGKGHRGANGGQNGDLYVEIYVRPHQHFQRDGKNIYITIPISAVDATLGCDVDVPTVYGDVTLKVPEGTQPGTTLRLKGKGVKDLRSDNYGDQFVKIDVKIPTKLSRDEKDLYTKLRKNAKKDSIFEQFKKGFKK comes from the coding sequence ATGGCTGATAAAAGAGATTATTATGAGGTGCTTGGTGTTTCTAAAAGTGCCAGTGCAGATGAAATCAAACGTGCATATCGAAAAATGGCTAAGAAATATCACCCTGATGTTAACAAGGATCCTGGTGCAGAAGATAAATTTAAAGAAGTACAAGAAGCGTATGATGTTTTATCAGATGATAATAAAAAAGCTGCATATGATCGTTATGGTCATGCGGCATTTGATCAATCAGGAGGATTTGGAGGAGCTGGCGGATTCGGTGGATTTGGTGGCTTTGAAGATGTTGACTTAGGAGATATTTTTGGTTCATTCTTTGGTGGTGGAGGACAGCGTCAAAGAAAGACAGGTCCAATGCGTGGGGAAGATCGTTTTGTTCAATTAGAGATTGACTTCATGGATGCAATCAAAGGTAAGAAAACAGAGATTAAAATTAATTTTGATGAACAGTGTTCGCATTGTCATGGAAGTGGAGCAAAGTCACCTGATGATGTTCAAACGTGTTCACGTTGTGGTGGTACTGGAACAATCCGTACACAACAACGTTCACCATTTGGTACATTTGTGAACCAAACAACTTGCCCTGATTGTAATGGAACTGGTAAAGTTGTTAAAGAAAAATGTGATCATTGTAAGGGTAAAGGATATATCAATAAAAATATTACTGTTGAACTAAATATACCTGCTGGTATTAATACACATCAACAGTTACGTGTTCAAGGTAAAGGACATAGAGGTGCCAATGGTGGACAAAATGGAGATCTTTATGTAGAAATTTATGTAAGACCACATCAGCATTTTCAACGTGATGGTAAGAACATTTATATAACAATTCCAATTTCGGCAGTAGATGCAACTTTAGGATGTGATGTTGATGTTCCAACTGTTTATGGTGATGTTACACTCAAGGTGCCTGAAGGTACCCAACCTGGAACAACTTTACGTCTTAAGGGAAAAGGTGTTAAGGATTTACGTAGTGATAATTATGGAGATCAGTTTGTTAAAATTGATGTTAAGATTCCAACTAAACTTTCTAGAGATGAGAAAGATTTGTATACTAAGTTAAGAAAGAATGCTAAAAAAGATTCCATTTTTGAGCAATTCAAAAAAGGATTTAAGAAGTAA
- the rpmB gene encoding 50S ribosomal protein L28 has translation MARKCEVSGKGPMSGNTRSHALNASRRKWNVNLQKATILVNGKPKKVKISARELRSLRKSA, from the coding sequence ATGGCTAGAAAATGTGAAGTTAGTGGTAAAGGACCAATGTCTGGTAATACTCGTTCTCATGCATTAAATGCATCAAGAAGAAAATGGAATGTAAACTTACAAAAAGCTACTATTTTAGTCAATGGTAAACCAAAAAAAGTAAAAATTTCAGCGAGAGAATTAAGAAGTCTTAGAAAAAGCGCTTAA
- a CDS encoding glycoside hydrolase family 1 protein, whose translation MKFPEGFLWGGAVTAHQSEGAYTEGGKSPAVCDLFPKPEHSDFKDGIDAYHRYDEDFALFEEMGFTSYRFSIDWSRVMPDGEHFSEEGMAFYDRFINSMIAHGMEPMCSLYHFEMPQVLMNEYNGFYSRIVVDKFITYANKMIERYGDRVKKWISFNEQNGIALEGHKIAYGAICPEGVNEESFINQLIHNSLYAHAKVVEKVHTIKDAIVLGMVIYIPHYAATCHPLDELAARKQMSKTNVFLDMFVYGEYSSYYWSQMVKNNTLPDIQEGDLEVMRKNTVDWLSFSYYMSATAKDGSSGVKAGGNLQVELNPYLKASEWGWTIDPIGIRIALRDLYEKYRMPIMVVENGFGMRDIFENGTVIDDERIYYMKDHIEQIGIAIEEGVDCRGYLMWGPIDILSSQGEMGKRYGMIYVNRDDKDLKDMKRYKKKSFNWYQKVIHTNAKDIEID comes from the coding sequence ATGAAATTTCCAGAAGGTTTTTTATGGGGCGGAGCAGTTACTGCCCATCAAAGTGAAGGTGCATATACAGAAGGAGGAAAATCACCCGCTGTCTGTGATTTATTCCCTAAGCCTGAACATTCGGATTTTAAAGATGGTATTGATGCCTATCATCGTTATGATGAAGACTTTGCATTATTTGAAGAAATGGGATTTACAAGTTATCGCTTCTCAATTGACTGGTCACGTGTTATGCCAGATGGAGAACATTTTAGTGAAGAAGGCATGGCTTTTTATGATCGTTTTATCAATAGTATGATTGCTCATGGTATGGAACCAATGTGCTCATTATACCATTTTGAAATGCCCCAAGTCCTGATGAACGAATATAATGGATTTTATTCAAGAATTGTTGTTGATAAATTCATTACATATGCAAATAAGATGATTGAACGTTATGGTGATCGTGTTAAAAAATGGATATCTTTTAACGAACAAAATGGGATTGCTTTAGAAGGCCATAAAATTGCATATGGTGCCATTTGCCCAGAAGGTGTCAATGAGGAATCTTTTATCAATCAATTGATTCATAATTCCTTATATGCTCATGCTAAAGTTGTTGAAAAAGTTCATACAATAAAAGATGCTATAGTTTTAGGAATGGTTATTTATATTCCACATTATGCAGCAACTTGTCATCCACTAGATGAATTGGCAGCCAGAAAACAAATGAGCAAAACAAATGTCTTCTTAGATATGTTTGTTTATGGTGAATACTCATCATATTATTGGAGTCAAATGGTAAAAAATAATACATTGCCTGACATTCAGGAAGGTGATTTAGAAGTCATGAGAAAAAATACAGTAGATTGGCTTTCATTCAGTTATTACATGAGCGCGACTGCAAAGGATGGAAGTAGTGGTGTAAAAGCTGGTGGCAACTTACAAGTTGAACTCAATCCTTATTTAAAAGCATCTGAATGGGGATGGACAATTGACCCAATTGGTATAAGAATCGCTTTACGAGATTTATATGAAAAATACAGAATGCCAATCATGGTTGTAGAAAATGGTTTTGGTATGCGTGATATATTTGAAAATGGTACTGTGATTGATGATGAACGTATTTATTATATGAAAGATCATATTGAACAAATTGGTATTGCTATAGAAGAAGGGGTAGATTGTAGAGGGTATCTGATGTGGGGCCCTATTGATATTTTATCTTCACAAGGCGAAATGGGAAAACGTTATGGTATGATTTATGTCAATAGAGATGACAAAGATTTAAAAGATATGAAACGTTATAAGAAAAAATCATTCAACTGGTATCAAAAAGTTATTCATACAAACGCAAAAGACATTGAAATCGATTAA
- a CDS encoding C45 family autoproteolytic acyltransferase/hydolase, with protein MNWKKILKRTLLTILVIVIVAGSVFYIVFRHEISSLMSLEKIDDYTLYTMEYDGDYGFDDFLKTGASNDAELVDFVVKKLLKGLPVEFSIPNLGCSTFNAETQDGDRIFGRNFDLTYSPALFVKTQPDNGYASMSTVNLGFLGFNEDKQPDSLTKQIITLAAPYAPLDGLNEKGLSIGVLLIPDEATNQQTDKIDITTTTAVRLVLDKASTVDEAIEFLKQYDMHSSAKSAYHFQIADANGKSVVVEYINNEISLVKDDKSYQMATNFLLTPGDYDFGHGQDRYEKMKTILDQNKGILKDEQAGMDILKAASSNIHKNERGEESATQWSILYNNTDLTAKMIMGRKYDQPAHEFSLK; from the coding sequence ATGAACTGGAAGAAAATATTAAAAAGAACCTTATTGACTATATTGGTTATAGTGATTGTTGCTGGAAGTGTTTTTTATATAGTGTTTAGACATGAAATTTCATCTTTAATGTCATTAGAAAAAATAGATGATTATACATTGTATACTATGGAATATGATGGCGATTATGGATTTGATGACTTTTTAAAAACTGGAGCAAGTAATGATGCTGAATTGGTTGATTTTGTTGTCAAAAAATTATTAAAGGGATTACCTGTTGAATTCTCTATTCCTAATTTGGGTTGCTCTACATTTAATGCTGAGACGCAAGATGGAGATAGAATTTTTGGCAGAAATTTTGATTTAACTTATTCACCAGCATTATTTGTGAAGACGCAACCTGATAATGGGTATGCATCTATGTCGACTGTTAATTTAGGGTTTTTAGGGTTTAATGAAGATAAGCAACCTGATTCGTTAACAAAGCAAATTATTACCTTGGCTGCACCTTATGCGCCATTAGATGGCTTAAATGAGAAAGGTTTATCAATTGGAGTCTTGTTAATACCTGATGAAGCAACTAACCAGCAGACAGATAAAATTGATATTACAACAACAACTGCTGTGAGATTGGTTTTGGATAAAGCTTCAACGGTTGATGAAGCAATTGAATTTTTAAAACAATATGATATGCATTCTTCTGCCAAAAGTGCTTATCATTTCCAAATTGCTGATGCAAATGGGAAAAGTGTTGTTGTTGAATATATTAATAACGAGATAAGTCTGGTTAAAGATGATAAGTCTTACCAAATGGCAACGAACTTCTTGTTAACACCTGGAGATTATGACTTTGGACATGGACAAGATCGTTATGAAAAGATGAAGACAATCTTAGATCAAAATAAAGGGATTTTAAAAGATGAACAGGCAGGAATGGATATTTTAAAAGCAGCATCTTCTAATATACATAAAAATGAAAGAGGAGAAGAGAGCGCAACACAATGGTCTATTCTTTATAATAATACGGATTTAACAGCAAAAATGATTATGGGAAGAAAATATGATCAACCAGCACATGAATTTTCGTTAAAGTAA
- a CDS encoding peptidase domain-containing ABC transporter produces MFKKYPCTMQHDASDCAAAAISTVLLVYKQEMSLMKIREVIGTDLYGTSVKGIVDGLEKLKFQVKAVRAEMKDITDDMTYPAIAQIHTTEGLNHFVVIQKVRHGIFYVSDPAKGNIKLKREEIQKLYTGVLIMMIPTSEFEKMKYKDKGMFDLFCALILPQKRLLLTIILASFVLSIIGILSSTFSKVLMDEIIPYQLKNKLYIFLLAYGLVVLSQNLLSAFKQQIVLFLSRKVDIPLLMGYYNHIIHLPYEFFASRRVGDIITRFQDALTIKDIFTTVSVSLILDIVLSLITGVILFHLNSSLFLILIVMIVVNVILIYVFKKPYKKLNYEQMESNAILNSHLIESMQNIETVKSQNDEMQQIHKLENRFVSLLKLGYKEGTLQNVQGVISSFINSLGGLVFMAIGAMFIIDGKMSIGDLLVFQTLSQYFTEPIQSLVSLQLTFQEANIAMTRLNELMSLDREDEHREELIDDIDLLGDICFENVQFSYGSRPPVIKNFNLTIPSGKRVALVGESGAGKSTIAKLLLKFMDVKEGKVTISGCNVHDIDEAYLRRNIAYIPQNIELFTGTIIDNLKIGNPEAKYEEIMTACQLAGASSFIEKLPNRYGAFIEEGGSNLSGGEKQRLAIARAILSKSQVFIFDEATSHLDSFSERKIHDLLFKKIKNTTTLIIAHRLSTIVNCDLICFVENGRIIEQGTHDELIAMNGQYAKMISLQNMTMLKVNKTVINEEEINYG; encoded by the coding sequence ATGTTTAAGAAATATCCATGTACAATGCAGCATGATGCATCAGATTGTGCGGCAGCTGCTATTTCAACTGTATTACTTGTATATAAACAGGAAATGTCTTTAATGAAAATTAGAGAAGTTATTGGAACTGATCTTTATGGTACAAGTGTAAAAGGTATTGTTGATGGTTTAGAAAAACTCAAATTTCAAGTCAAGGCAGTTCGTGCAGAGATGAAAGATATAACAGATGATATGACATATCCGGCTATTGCACAAATTCATACAACAGAGGGGTTGAATCACTTTGTAGTCATTCAAAAAGTTCGTCATGGTATCTTTTATGTTTCTGATCCAGCGAAAGGAAATATAAAATTGAAACGAGAGGAAATACAGAAACTCTATACTGGCGTTTTAATCATGATGATACCTACATCTGAATTTGAAAAGATGAAGTACAAGGATAAAGGGATGTTTGATTTGTTTTGTGCATTAATATTACCACAAAAAAGATTGCTCTTAACGATTATACTGGCAAGCTTTGTTTTAAGTATTATAGGAATTCTCTCAAGTACTTTTTCTAAGGTGTTAATGGATGAAATTATTCCTTATCAATTAAAGAATAAACTTTACATATTTTTGTTAGCATATGGATTGGTTGTTTTATCACAAAACTTATTATCAGCATTTAAGCAACAGATTGTCTTGTTTCTTTCAAGAAAGGTTGATATTCCATTGTTAATGGGATATTACAACCACATTATTCATTTACCTTATGAGTTTTTTGCATCGAGAAGAGTAGGAGATATCATCACCAGATTTCAAGATGCATTAACAATTAAAGATATTTTTACAACAGTATCTGTTTCATTAATATTGGATATTGTTTTGTCACTCATAACAGGAGTTATTTTGTTTCATTTAAATTCAAGTTTATTTTTGATATTGATTGTGATGATTGTTGTTAATGTTATTCTTATTTATGTATTTAAGAAACCTTATAAGAAATTGAATTATGAACAAATGGAATCTAATGCCATATTGAATAGTCATCTGATCGAATCTATGCAAAACATAGAGACGGTTAAATCACAAAATGATGAAATGCAGCAGATTCATAAATTAGAAAATCGTTTTGTATCATTGCTGAAGTTGGGTTATAAAGAAGGGACATTACAGAATGTTCAGGGAGTTATTTCGAGTTTCATTAATTCACTAGGTGGATTGGTATTTATGGCTATTGGTGCAATGTTTATCATAGATGGAAAAATGAGTATTGGGGACTTATTGGTATTCCAGACATTGAGTCAATATTTTACAGAGCCTATACAAAGCTTAGTATCTTTGCAGTTAACGTTTCAGGAAGCGAATATTGCAATGACAAGACTGAATGAATTAATGTCATTAGATAGAGAAGATGAACATCGGGAAGAACTGATTGATGATATTGATTTGTTAGGTGATATCTGTTTTGAAAATGTACAGTTTTCTTATGGTTCAAGACCACCTGTCATTAAGAATTTTAATCTCACTATTCCTAGTGGAAAACGAGTTGCACTTGTTGGAGAAAGTGGTGCAGGGAAGAGTACGATAGCTAAACTTCTGTTAAAGTTTATGGATGTTAAAGAGGGGAAAGTGACAATAAGCGGTTGTAATGTTCATGATATAGATGAAGCATACTTAAGAAGGAATATAGCTTATATTCCACAGAATATAGAACTTTTTACTGGAACAATCATAGATAATTTAAAAATAGGAAATCCAGAAGCAAAGTATGAGGAAATTATGACAGCCTGTCAGCTGGCAGGAGCAAGTTCCTTCATTGAAAAATTACCTAATCGTTATGGGGCGTTCATAGAAGAAGGGGGAAGCAATTTATCTGGTGGTGAGAAGCAAAGATTAGCTATTGCAAGAGCTATTCTTTCCAAGTCACAAGTCTTTATCTTTGATGAAGCAACCAGTCATCTTGACTCTTTTAGTGAAAGAAAGATACATGATTTACTGTTTAAAAAGATTAAAAATACAACAACACTTATTATTGCACATCGTTTGTCAACGATAGTCAATTGTGATCTGATCTGTTTTGTTGAAAATGGCAGAATCATTGAGCAAGGAACTCATGATGAACTAATCGCAATGAATGGTCAGTATGCAAAGATGATTTCTTTACAAAATATGACAATGCTAAAAGTCAATAAAACAGTAATAAATGAGGAGGAAATCAATTATGGCTAA
- the hrcA gene encoding heat-inducible transcriptional repressor HrcA, with product MLSARQLLIFKCIVEEFVETAEPVGSKTLMTKYMLPYSSATIRNEMSFLEENGYLEKTHTSSGRVPSTQGYRFYVNTLMQPNVDDDVKNQVAMILGDRHRSLNEIIQESCQILSELTHLTTVALGPNSDYERLQNITLVPLTEHSVTAIIVTDKGHVENRIFKVKNNAYLEDLTSCVNVMNDLLDGTPINQVAYRLERDVRPILSARIKEHEVLFNAFLESFMKFANSNVYFSGKENMLYQPEYNDVNKLRQLVSAFENSQSWKSLEPIAIEEGVSVRIGSESPIEDLSDVSVISASFKTGNESKGSISVIGPTRMPYEKVVSLVEYISKSLETVLLSNDEDDE from the coding sequence ATGCTGAGTGCACGACAATTGCTTATATTCAAGTGTATTGTTGAAGAGTTTGTTGAAACAGCTGAACCAGTTGGTTCAAAAACACTTATGACAAAGTATATGCTTCCTTATTCAAGTGCGACAATTCGTAATGAAATGTCATTTCTTGAAGAAAATGGATATTTAGAAAAAACACATACGTCATCAGGACGTGTGCCCTCAACACAAGGGTATCGCTTTTATGTCAATACATTAATGCAGCCTAATGTTGATGACGATGTCAAAAATCAAGTTGCTATGATTCTTGGTGACCGGCATCGCTCTTTAAATGAGATTATTCAGGAAAGTTGTCAAATTTTAAGTGAACTTACTCATTTGACTACAGTAGCTTTAGGTCCTAATTCTGATTATGAACGATTGCAAAATATTACACTTGTTCCTTTGACAGAGCATAGTGTGACAGCAATTATTGTAACAGACAAAGGGCATGTTGAAAATCGTATTTTTAAAGTTAAGAATAATGCTTATTTAGAAGATTTAACAAGTTGTGTGAATGTTATGAATGATTTGTTGGATGGAACACCAATTAATCAAGTGGCTTATCGCTTGGAAAGAGATGTGCGGCCAATATTGAGTGCTCGAATTAAAGAACATGAAGTTTTATTCAATGCGTTTTTAGAATCATTTATGAAATTCGCCAATAGTAATGTTTATTTCTCGGGTAAAGAAAATATGTTGTATCAACCTGAATATAATGATGTGAATAAACTTAGACAGCTGGTCTCTGCTTTTGAGAATTCACAGTCATGGAAAAGTTTAGAACCTATTGCTATTGAAGAGGGTGTAAGTGTAAGGATTGGAAGTGAATCACCCATTGAAGATTTAAGTGATGTCTCTGTCATCAGTGCATCGTTTAAAACAGGCAATGAATCCAAAGGATCAATATCGGTTATAGGGCCAACACGTATGCCTTATGAAAAAGTTGTTTCTTTGGTTGAGTATATTTCTAAAAGTTTAGAAACAGTTTTGCTAAGCAATGATGAAGATGATGAATAG